The following nucleotide sequence is from Apium graveolens cultivar Ventura chromosome 4, ASM990537v1, whole genome shotgun sequence.
TAATCTCAATGTGTATgcttatattttatttttgacaaataaaatttaatatatttatttatatacgGATGAATAGTCCGAACTATAATACAATTTAATtagaaaataaataaacaaattaaataaataatccTTTTTTCTCAAATCGCTTAACAAACTAAACAAATAGCCGTATACATTTTTTTAAACTAACAATTATTTCATATTAGTGGTacttttatattttaaatttttactTAAATTCGATTTTTGTTTTTAAGTTTTGTTTAAATTAAATAGTTGCATTAGATTTAAACAGAGTAgagttttttaaaataattgtgtTAGTTAAATATAAAGAGTTTTAAATGATTTGTTTTTTTAATAAGAATTTGTTTAGTGGAAAAATGGAGAATTTTATAAGTAAATCTCACATACTAAAGTCATAAAGATAAATATACATCAATactaaaatttatttaatattatatgtTAAAATTACAAAATCGAGGTTAGTAAAATGTAATGGGTTTAGGCTCACTCTACTCTATGTATGTGTATGAGCATGCTATGCATTACTTTTCTAAAATCTTGCAGCAGCCGCAAAAGAGCATGCAGTATCTCTGGACTCTATACCCACAAAGAGATGGAAATGTGTGAGATTAAATAAATTAAGGACACTCTATGTATGCCATGGACCTACCATCACAGCTACAAGTTCATTCTTAAGTTGTGCCCTTATTAGATTTGTGTAAAATAAGAGAACAATTTCACATGGGTTCCAACCTCTTTGTCTCTCTTATGTATGGTGTCTAAGACATTTTAGTAAAATAGTTTTCGAGTACAATTACAATGTTGAACCTTCATAAAAGCGTTAGCTTTTGTCACAAAAACCTACTAGGGTTGTCCAATATGGAAAATACTCTTTGAATTAAAGTCAGGTATCCTTACCATTTGATCGAACTAAAGATAATACCTTTAACACTTTGTATTATGAAATATATCTTAATTACACTTATTACTATATTTCTTTTTAGTGATAATTTAAAAGTTCAATTATCAACATAACACTTTATTTAGAGTTAATatctatatttataattatatataacaTTATGTATTTTAGTTGAAATTTTTTTTGTTCAATGTCTAGCAATTAGCATTGCATTTTACTCCGAATTAATATTTGAATGCTGAACAAAAGTTTCTGACTATTTTTGACATGTAGGTGCCCACAACAGACTTCTAAAAACAAATTTCTACTGTCAGCCTAAACACTAAACAGTGCAAAGCTACCCCTCCTAGCTTACATGAAACCATCCCAGCACATCTACTAACCATTAGAAAAAACAATAAAAACCTACTATCAAAGACCCTTGTCATTTCCGATGTCAAAGGATTTTCCCTGTACCTATTTTTTAGACACTTTTATAATCAATGCATATAGTActgtatatagtgttttaaaacGTTAATTAATTCATATTAACATACATTGTTCTGttcattatatattatatatatttatttatttcttataAATATATCCAAACAACATATAATAAATACATACAGATATAGATGGTGGAAACTTACCTAAACTTAAACGCAGATACACCGTATCGAAACAAATTTTACTAGACAGCTGACGCTATTAATCACCACCAATAGAAAGTAATAAAAAAAGTTCACTCACACAACTCGACCCCTCTTTTTCTTAATCTAAAAAAACCCTCACTCGCTACCccctctctctctatatatactCTATACATTATGCTCCCTCCCACCAGATCTCGCATCCTTCCAGCCCTAGAAGAAGATTGTTGATTTCCCGTTCTACTTTTCtgggtctctctctctctctctctctctctctctctctctctctctctctgtctctctctctctccctatCTCTCTATCCCCTCTTTATGTATCTATCTATCTCTATTTCTATATCTATCTCTAATCTGTACATATACAGAAACACATTTATGTTTATTTCCCAACTTATACTTAGATGTGTATATAGCAACTTGTCTTAAACAGACCAGTCTCGCTGTCACACACAACACACATGTATTTACTTACAAAATCGTCTGATCTAATGGTCGGATTTTTTGATTACTGTCTGAATCTTGGTgtctttattattattaaattcttGGATTAACAGGGTAAATGGAGAAAAGTGCTATCGAAATCGGGAGCGATGGCGCGTCGATGTTCAGCGAGGAGGATACGAGAGAAATAAACGGGTTAAGGGTTTGCGGAGATCATGTTGAGGTCACTTGCGGATGCACTAGTCGTAATTTCGGTGATGCTGGTGGGACTCTTAGGGTTTTTCGTAATGGCGATCTTCAAATTAAATGTGAATGCACTCCTGGCTGTGATGAAGGTTCTAATTATTcttaataaattttattatttactTGAATACTTAATAGTTAATACCCCCACTTGCACAGTTGCATGTAATGCATCACTTGACATAACAATGTTTGTGTAATCTATGAATTGATGCTTAAAAATACACTCAAGATGTATGTTGATTTGTCCTACTAAACTTGCAATTATatgattattttttttataaatggAAGATGACTTGTATAATTTTATGTTGTCATTTCTCTCTGATTTCTGGTTTGGGCTTGGGATAGCTTCGCAATGTACTTATTATAGTGGCATTGGCTACACTGCTAGCCTGCTACACAACACAATGTACTTATTATAGTGGCTACATTTAGATGTAAATGTTCACGCATTCTTATGTTGTTGAAACTGGTGTCCATCTTGTAATTGTTGGTCATTTTTCTTGTTTATAAAAAGCAGTGGCTATAAATGTGTGCCATCAGTTTATAAGATGGTTTGGATGCTGTCCCACATAATATTTCTTGTGCATTATTAATGGTCTTTGTCTATACATGATTTACTCAAGTGAATATGGATGATATGAACACTTTCTGGAGGGTGAAAGATGGCCTGTATAGCTGAAATTTTTTGGGAATTAGAAATTTCCAGCTATCCGGTCATATGAGAATCGAAGTTTCCTGTTTATGTTATAGAATTGTGATTGTTGTTTcgttctcttttttttttctaaatgTGCTGTGGCAGTCTTCTGAATCGACTCCAACAAATCACCATTTTGAATTCATGTAATTAAGATAACCAAGAATCATCCTATATTAATTGTTAGCCCGAGATACCATCCTCCTCTCCCttaaaaactaaatataaattaAAGACTGTCTGCTCTCTGTACAACATGATAGGGATAACCTATCAGAGGAAATCCTATATAGATTGTTCCATTACTGTTATATCTGAATAATAAGTTGCTGTCCTTTGGCTTTTAACTTTATTGTTTGTATTTCACATATACTGCTCATCTCTTAAACCATATTCTATCTTTTAAGTTGACTGATTATGTAACAGGTAGTACCATATTATACTTGCAATGATATCTTCCCGGCACAACAAAGCCGGTGATAATTTTCTTTTAACTTGTATTTGTTTATGTTTGTTATAACTAGTGCTTCTTTGTAAACAGACAAATTAACCCCAGCTGCATTTGAAAAGCATTCTGGACGAGAAACTGCCGGAAAGTGGAAGAATAATATTTGGGTCATATCCAATTGTGCGAAGGTCCCGCTGGCAAAGACAGTGCTGCTGAAGTACTATAATCAAACGCCGAAACATGGAAATGGACGTTCCCGCGGCCATCGTGACGAGTTTGTTCCTTGTACCGAGTGTGGCAAGATGCGAAGGTTTCGGCTCCGCAACAAAGAAGAATGCCGAGTTTACCATGATGCTTTGGTGAATGCAAATTGGAAATGTTCTGATACATCAAATGAAAGGTTTACAACCTCTCATGCTTTTGCCACATTCTGTACACAGTAtcttcatgtttttatttttatttttgataaatGCACCCACCTTTTTCTTTGACAAGGTTAGAACCTCTGACATCCCATAAAGACAGCAAATTCATTGGCTCTTTTTTTTCACTTGTATTGTCAATGTGATCGGTATGTGTGGTTGTAGATATATTTCTGTCGAGATTATCAAGCTACGGAGTTTAGGAAACTCGTAAACTTTTCCTGCAATTTATAAAGTTGTAGTACTATTATTTTCTGTAGCCTTTTTTTGATGAATTTAAACGACTTTTTTTTGTTGGTTATAAATTGTTCTGATATTGAAGTCATCTTTCCCAGGGTGGCATGTGGAGATGAAGAGGAACGAGCTACTCGAAGAGTTTATCGTGGATGTTCCCGTTCTCAAACATGCAGGGGATGTACATCCTGCGTATGTTTTGGATGTGAAACTTGTCGTTTTTCGGATTGTAGCTGCCAGACATGCAACGATTTCACTAAGAATGCCAAAATTCGAGGTCTCTAAATTAGTATTGGATGTTACATACTAATTTGAGCTGCTGGCCTATTATTCTTCCTTCTGTGACTCATTACTAGCTAGGGTCTCTTGAAAACTGAAAGCTTTTGGCTGTTTTATCATTTCCTTTCGTTCAAAAGTTGGTACATTTTGAACCATTGCACCGTTCTTTTGTTGACGTTGATCTGTTTTTTAATTTGCAGTTGAACTGGTGTACTCAGTCCTTAATGTTTTATCTTATGCTCAGTTTCTTTATTTATTAATGTTTGATGTTATGCTCAGTTTCTTGATTTATTATACTAGTAATTACAGATGTAAGCTGATCTAGTTCCTTGCTTGTGTTGATTAGATGCAGAGTGCTAAATCATATAGTGAAATATAAATGCGTCCCTAGAATTACGAATTACATGCTTTTGTAGTGTTATACTTGTCGTAATTTAATAAATGCGTTCCTAGAAGTTCACTTAGCTTTTAATTGGCAACTCTCTACTAGGTTGTTCAGTGTAAATGAGCCAAACTACTTGCAAGATACTACTGAAATTCTGATGACAATAATGGGGCCAAGTCTTGAGCTATTTAAGCACAAGTTTTTTAAGTTTCAAATTACTTGGTCTGTGAGGCTGGTGAGCCTGATCCATTTATATTATACTATACGTCTATAAATATAAGTAGACCAATGTTCAATAGGGTATATTTTACATATTTAATCGAGCTCAGGTCAAATCAAATATATTGCAATCGAGCTAATGTTAATATTTAGTAAACATTCGGACTTTTTTAGGAGAACTTGAACATAATAAACTTTTGTCGAACCAAATTTGAAACTTTGAAAGCTGTGGATCATCGAGTTCGAACTTTACCCAAACTATTAAGGGTGAGATTGAAACTCGACCGGAACTATATGTGTGAGATTTGAACTCGATCTTAAATCTTATTAACGGTAGGTACTCCCTATCATGGCTACAACATGATAATACGGTTGATATTGTGCTGAGAAATATACGAAATATACGTATGGCTACAAGACAACTATGAATGATGATGATGCGTGTTCCTTTAGGTCGATATCTTCCCTCCACTCTTAAAAGATTTGCGGAGTGTGAAATAAAACGAAGGGTGTTCCGAAACTTTTATTTATTATCTGTCAGAGTTGGAATGCTGACATAACAAAAGTACATCCAGTAATACTATATATTATGATAGTAGGGCATGTGCCCACTTGAAATTATGAAGTTGTAGTTTTTGTATTCATGATGAATAATGAACATGTTTGGTAAATAAATATATAGATCATATTAAAATGATCGGGAAAAGATGCCACCTGTAGCTGTAGATGGGGCAGGATTCTGTTACAATCCCGGATGAAGCAGACAAGTGCGAGCATCTTCAGTTAGGTACTTAGTCCCGTATCTTAATTAATGCCCGGGCCACCGGAGTTAAGAATAAATAAGGTGGAACAAGAAGAATATTGTATCTATCTCTAATGCATAGCATCATCCATTTAGTAGACCTACCTATATTATATCCATCTCCTGTAAATATGTTGTTCATCAATACTTAGTACACGTCGTCGTATATTTGATGAACAAGGCGCAACgcaaacacacacatatatatatatatatatatatatatatatgcagtCTCCTAGCTGGCCTGGCCATCTTATTTAATTATCTCCTGCAGTCTGCAGGAATCACCCTTGATGCCAATCCCACTATATTCGTCTTTCGCATTTCCAACCAGTACGTTTACATCCTTCTGTTTGTCTCTGAAATGTACTTGGAGATTAATCCTTTTACCCTAGCTACTAGGGCATGCCAATTTAGTAAAACAAATTCAGCGCATCTGTTAAAATTAACAATTATTCATGTTTTGAAATCATAAATCTTTACTTTACACATATTAGGTAAATAATATTTAATGATATCATAAATTATAACATACATTATTTGCTTTTGAATGtttgataattttaaaataataatttaaggataataaaataaaacaatacTTGCTTAAAAAGTTCGTCCATTTTAAAACATCAACAACACCTAAGAATTGCGTCTCACAATCACACATGATCCAAGTATttcaaagtaaaaaaaaaaaaaagagaatgAACTACTACAATGGTTTCCACTTCTCATCTGAACCTTGgcttcttaattgaaatttagatTTAATACATTAAATACATGTGTATATATCATGTGATATGGCACTGCAGTAACATCTACACCTTATGTCTGTAGTCTTGCAGACATCTTCAGTTCTGTACAGCCTACATTCCATAAGTCGTCACTTTTTGACGAAATTAAGTGTATGCAGGTCAAGGATCATCTCTTTATCTACATAATTGAAGTTCAAATATAATATCAACCGTTACTAGAATCGTCGGTCAACGCTTGTGAAAGAGCGAAAACAGATGTATAAACAGTAAAGAGCCTGGACAAAGAAAAGTGCCTGGACAAAGAAAATCGAGGAGAAGTGCCAACTAACTGAATCCATAGGCCAGTGTTATAATGCAGCAGCCATTGTTCTTGCGGCTTCCCGTTTCATCTCTGCAGCTTTCCCGCTACCTCGGAAGTACATGTAGATTTGCTGCACCAAGAATTAACATAAAAGCATACATGTGAGGATGTACAGAACTTCAAGACTGGACACAATGGAGGCAGGAAAAAAAAGGAAGCATCGAAGGATGTGGACCTGAATAACCCAGATGCTTATCAGTGATTCAATGGCAAAAAATGCACAGCCAACAAAATAAAGCACCTGCAATTACTAAAAGGATTATCAACCTCATTTATATTTAAATCTAAAACATCACTAAAGAACAAAAAAAACTGCAGTGACCTATGCTTCAATATCTGATTCTTTAATCCagaattaatatataattattcaGAAAGATAAGCCTTAAATATAGAGAAACATGTTTCAGTGTAGGCTCCTAAAGAACTATGAAACAATTGTTTGGGCTATACATCCAAACATAATCGTACGTTAACGTAAGGCTTACCCCAACCAGAGAATTATCGCTAAACATATCAAGCGTTGGCAAGATTCCTCTGCAGTAAAAGACAAAGGATGACTGTTGGTCATAAAATGTAAATACTACACATATCTCTCTCTGACAAAAAATTTCCCTATGACTTGCTTTCATTTCAAGATTCTACTGATCAGTACAGGTCAATAGTAACGAACTAACATAAATTCTAATGTCTCCATGAATAAAATTTAAAAGTTCAGACTTGATATGATAAAGAAAACTTACGTGAGTGATTTTCCGTCAAAAAATATTGGTGGAGCAATTGTAGCCAAACAACAGAATCCGATATGGAACTGCGCGGTGAAACAAAATAAGCAAGACTTCTTAAACAAAAGGGGCACTGAAACTAAAAGCAGAAAAGTGCTTACTAAGTAAGTGAAGAAGAAAATCCCAAACTTTAGAGCACTCTCAGTCCTGCCAAAATAATGACAAAAAAGAGTTAGTAATCATTCTTACTCGCAGAGACGGAGCCATAGAAGGGCTCTACTGGGcttattttaagaaaaaaaaattactacatatacttatttatatattttatagcCCAACCATGTATAAGCCCAACTTCTGTTTAATTTCTAGGGATTGAATAAGTATAATCAAATGGCTAAATACTACCATTCTACTTCTTGCACCGCTTGGGTTGCTGATATTTTAGTGGTGAAACTTGACTAGTGACTTGTCAAGCCCCCCTTTATTTGAATTTCTAGTTCCGTCCCTGCTTACTCGATATTTTTTTTGCATGTTAAGTAATCTTACATTATATCCATTAAAGAAGAAACTGGACCTTTTTCACAATCTCTTTTTTTTTGTCAGAAGATATTTTCACAATATATCTCTATATATTTGAGGGTACTTTGAACAATCTCAAGTTACAAAATGTTTTCATTGTCAAAAACATATGAATTTGTCTTTCATTGGCTTAAAAATGAGAAGAACAGACTTCACTGACAGAAATATCTTAAGATGAGGCATTTCAATTTCTGCAGGTATAATATATTCTTCACACTTGCCAAACCAAATATGGGGGGTCAAATTAAAAAATTTGTAACATGTAGGATTAAGAGGGATCCCATCAAGCTTATGACTCTCCGTCGTATATATCATTAGTACCTCATTGCACGATAAAGAGGTCGATACCAAAACACATATGATCCAGGAACTCCTGATATGATGTAGATGATGGAAAGTAGCCATATCTTTGGACCTGTAACAGTCAATAAGTTGAAAATAGTATTCATTATAGTGATGCATCAACAGCTGAACAATTAATATGTTACCTCCCCCATTGATCCATGCAGCAGTAACCGCAAGAAAGTTCCATATAAGGCACCAAATCAAACCTGCAATGTATTATATTGTAAACAATTATGCTGGAAAACTTGCTGAATATTCACAATAAATTTAGTTGGAAAACGATGCACCAGTTATTAAAAGGAGGAGGAGACGGAAAAAGCATGAAAGTTCGGGTACTTTATACTCGAGATAAGAGCACCTTCAAATTCAGGGGTTCTAGACGGAGATTAAAATATAGACAAATGTCTAATTTTATCATCATAACTCAAAACTTGTCAGGCACTTGAGTCTTGAGTATAAAATTAATTTCTAGATGGACGAATTACCATCTAACGAACGGtctaagagcatctccaacaaACTCTTCATATAGGCTTTTAAGTTGAAAAATAAAGAGTGGTGCTTAAATTTGAGCTCCAAAAATTTGTAAAGGCTTTTTAAAAGCTTAAGAGTCTTTTCTCTCTTCTCAATTCTAAGAACTTCTAGCTAGCTCTTAACTAATATTTATAGTAAATTGGTAAGATTTACTCTCTTTCCACTTTATTTTGTACTTTAATGACTTCAAgttaattttaataatataaaattgaTAGGGAGGGGATATAAAGAGTATTGTTGGAGATGAATATACACTAAATTGCTAATAActaataatttatattatatttaagaGTGATCTTAAGAGTCTCTTGGAGATGCTCTAAGAACATCTTCAAATAGCCCTTCAAATAAACTCTTAAATCAATATATAAAGAGCATGACAAAAAATGAAACTCCAATAAGATCCTAGTGACTCTTAAAAACATTAAAAGGCTCTTCTCTCTCCTCTAATTTAAGATCCGCTACATAGCTTTAacttttttttataattaaaaatatttactttcacatgtttcaattaaaatttttGTTAATTAAAGTGAAatttgaaatatgaataatttaTAAATTAGGAGGTAAGATAAAGAGTATTGTGGGAGTTAGACACGAAAATATATGTACTAAATTGTTAGAAGTCACATTGTTTATATTATATAGGATGTAACTAGTAGACGGTTGGAGATGCTCTGACCTGCCATCATTCTAACACTAAAACCCGTAGTACACATAAAACACCTTCATTAAATTTGCTCAAGCTTTAAAAGAATATTACTTCTTTAGATCCCCAAAGTATTATACTCATagtattattttgtgaagaagTGAAAGTGTGTATATAGTATATAGTTTATAAACAAGTACCAGTAGAATTTGAACAACTTTACATTGGATAAACTGATCATACCTATCCATGTTGTGAACGCAACATACTGCAACTTCTGCAAATGAACCGGAATCTCATTTGCAATATCATGATGAATGATGGGAAATAATGGAGGCCAATTT
It contains:
- the LOC141717158 gene encoding protein ULTRAPETALA 1-like, whose translation is MEKSAIEIGSDGASMFSEEDTREINGLRVCGDHVEVTCGCTSRNFGDAGGTLRVFRNGDLQIKCECTPGCDEDKLTPAAFEKHSGRETAGKWKNNIWVISNCAKVPLAKTVLLKYYNQTPKHGNGRSRGHRDEFVPCTECGKMRRFRLRNKEECRVYHDALVNANWKCSDTSNERVACGDEEERATRRVYRGCSRSQTCRGCTSCVCFGCETCRFSDCSCQTCNDFTKNAKIRGL
- the LOC141717159 gene encoding secretory carrier-associated membrane protein 1-like; translated protein: MGRGDDSNPFAHDDDDVNPFARVPSRNSRPTQLSPERAYYSDATVNIPLDSPTDFRKKEMELQARENELKRREQELKRREDAIARAGIVIEEKNWPPLFPIIHHDIANEIPVHLQKLQYVAFTTWIGLIWCLIWNFLAVTAAWINGGGPKIWLLSIIYIISGVPGSYVFWYRPLYRAMRTESALKFGIFFFTYLFHIGFCCLATIAPPIFFDGKSLTGILPTLDMFSDNSLVGVLYFVGCAFFAIESLISIWVIQQIYMYFRGSGKAAEMKREAARTMAAAL